The Rosa rugosa chromosome 3, drRosRugo1.1, whole genome shotgun sequence sequence ATGTACTATCTGAAGCTTTGTATGGAACAAAAAAGCGATTTGTATATGGTTTGAATGGTATACTTTCACCCTGCATTGACATTAGTACAGTTATTTTAGTACGTCTTAACTGAGGCAAGCATTGGTGAAGCATACCTAGATGTAATATTAGGCACAATCTGACAATCCTTTGAAAAATTGTAAGCAGTAGAAGAAAGTAACACACAAAAGAGAGGCATACATATTGAGGAGCAAAATCAATTTCGTGATTTCCCGCAGTCCAAATCCAAGGTTGATAGGCAGCATTTCTCTCTATGAATCTCCCCCATGTATCCCATCTTCTATTGTCATGAAACGGATAAGCATCTGCATAAGAGAGGTCCCCAACGAACAACACCGTCTGTCCTTTTGCTGGGTTTAACTCATAATGAGTAAGTGTTCGATTTGAATCAGGAGTCTGACCAATATCCCCTGCTCAAAATGCTCAGCTGAGTAAGAACAAGATACAATGCACAAATATAGATTCAAAAACCTCATAAAACAAGCATGTCTATTATGCATATGTAGACATGTAGTAGATGACATGTTCATCTTAATCTGATTCAGCAGCAATGCTTAGTCAGTTAAATGATTCCAGTGTACTATCAAACCTATGCTGGCTAGCAAGCTTTCAACTACGTATGAATTTAGGAAGACGTAATAAATTAGAAAACAGAATCTAAATTACCTATGAGGCCAAAAGTATAGGGAACATCAGGACCAACTTTAGGAGGGGTTATAAACCAAAAACGTCTCGTGGTATTCCCAATCCCAACTTGATAGTAGTATTTGGTGTCAAACTGCAGTTGTCATGCAACAAAGTATGTACCTTCAATTCGATTtgattcaaaaacaaacaaggAAGGGAAACTAGTACTTACTACTTACCTCCAAATTGTCAATGGTACAGTGATGAATGTAACCAGAGGTGTAATTGAAGTACTTGTAAGTAAGAACAATGCCATGAGCAGTCTTTTTCAGATTGCTACTATTGTCTGCCCAGTACACCACAGTACTTGAACCCGGTTCATTTGGAGTCACCCAAGACACAATCACTCCCTTCCCCTCATGATCCCCTTGTGTTATATGAACCTAGCTTCAACAATCAATCACTTTTCTTCAACACCCAGAAACAAATCAAAACCCACAAACCAAAGCAACGATCTTGAACTATCCATACCTGTTGAGGGGAATTATACCCAGGAGGGGATCGGAACACGTCACTGTCTAAAGGCATATCATGGACCAAGTCATCGTTCCTCAAGTAACTACTTGTGATCCCACTTTCACAAAGCTTGACAGAAAGAATCAGGACTAGtatggtagccgctacaagccCAGTAGAGTAGTCCATCTCTGTCTTCTTCCTCATCCAATGCTTCGTAGAAAGACTGTAAATAGAAGATTGGAGTAGACACCACTACTACTTGTGTTGGTTGGAGTAGACACTACTACTACTTGTGTAGGCTGCTATTTTTGGGCAGACAAGGCAAACGGTCAGTAAAAACGGCCAATTGCTTTCTAACTTTCCACGTTTATTCATCGAATATTCTTCACTGTTGGAACCGAATATGCTATTGGTTCTAGACCACTACTGCTCGGCAGAAATCTAGGAATCTAAACGACAAATGACTCCGTGACACATCCAAACATACCAAATCATCGAAAATTCTTCAATACACGGTGGTGGAAGTACACGGAGTGTCTGATAGACACGTGGTATAATCTGAGACGTCCAATGTGTGGGGTCAGCAGTCAAGTCATCTGGACCATCGATTGAAACTAACTCTTAGTCTGACAGTCAACGTTTGTGTTCTCTATATGTAAAAAAATTTGGATGGTAAAAAAGCTATAAACCGTTGCGTGGGTTGCTATCCAGTGTGGGAAAACGAAGAtcggagaggaagaagaagatggagatagagagagagatatgcaCCAGACCCGAGTTCGTCCAGATCAATCGCCCTTTTTCTAATCGAGTGAGAGGATCGGTTGCGTACAAATTTCAAACCAGTTTCAGTAGGAGTCATCATGAAGAGGCTTAGCAGCTCAGATTCTTTGGGTGCCTTGATGTCCATCTGCCCAACCAAAAACAGGTTGATTTTCTAATAAACAAACCCCTTTTTGATCAAATGGTGCCTTTGTTCTTTTGTCTCTTACGATTTTCAGGAATTTATTAAGAAAAATTGAACCTTTCGGCACTAGTACTTTGTGATTTGAAGTTTTGTCATCTTGAATTAAAACCATGAATCCCTTCCTTCCTGTATGGAATCTGATCTAGCTGTAGTTATTACTTATTTGGTTAGTCCGGCCAATAATTCATCTCTCTGTTTGTTTTTGCTTGGTTGAGCAGGTGAACAGAGTCCAAGAAACAACCATGTTTGCAGCAGAGACTTCCAGTCCATGCTGGACGGCTGAGACGAAGAAGGATGCGTGGAAAagtcaagtctgttgctgagaAGAAGCGCCGGCTGGCGTGCGGCCGGAAGGGAAGGCACAGAGGTCCGGGTTTGGTCTCGGGAGTGATTGGATTCAGATTTTGGTTGGAACGGGTTTGGGCCTCTATTTGGGCCGGGTGTAGAGCTGATCACTGCTCTAGCCCAACTTAGGTGTATAAAGCTcttttaagaaaatatttttaagTTGATAGATTGAATATCAGATTtaattaagtaaataacaaCTAAAGTTAAATTTTATTAATCCGAACTCCATCCTTCACTTAATTAAAATTCTAAAAGTAAATGGTTAACATTTACTACAACTGTAAGTATTTTTAACTCATTAACATTTAATTTAATGTTTTGATGATTAAAGTCATTCTCTCAAATTTATTTTAAATCGTTGATATAGTTTAAGCATACGAGAGTGCGGACCAAACAATGCGTTAACAACAAGAATGGTGACAGAGTTATTGACATTGAGTAATTCTATTATTGTGTTCGACAATATTGATCAAGATCATAACAACGATGACAATGACTAATATTTTTAGTGTAGGTAGGTACTTCACTTCCATATTATATCATCCAACGGTCAAAGTGTCAAACTAATAAATTGATATGTTCATCCACCACAACattagtttaaaaaaaaaaaaaaaaaaaaaaattcatgatgACCAAATTAATCCAATCGTCATTTCAGTATCAAACAAAGCGGTTTACTTTTTATATGCTTATACTTCCTTAAGAGGAGCTAAACCATGAGAAGATAAACTTCCCAAATTTTTTATGTTAGTTGATCTAACTCATAATCATGAGAGTATGAGAGGCAATAGATCGAAAAAAGAAGCCgtgaatgagcggttatgactATATTAGTTTTATCtggtatttaaggtttagggttgacttAGTAGATTGAGACtcaaacgacgacgaaaatagttGAAATTTATGTTCTGGTTTCATCTCAAATGTCTATTTTGATTTCATCTAAAATGTTTTGTAACTATTGTTGTTTTCTGGTCTCATTTTGGCGACCCTCGTTCTGGTCTCATTTTTATTCATTTGGTGTTTATCTCAAAACTCTTTTATCTGCCTACCTTTTAAGGTCCAACCTTTTaaatcaaaataattttatt is a genomic window containing:
- the LOC133736897 gene encoding purple acid phosphatase 2-like isoform X2 codes for the protein MRKKTEMDYSTGLVAATILVLILSVKLCESGITSSYLRNDDLVHDMPLDSDVFRSPPGYNSPQQVHITQGDHEGKGVIVSWVTPNEPGSSTVVYWADNSSNLKKTAHGIVLTYKYFNYTSGYIHHCTIDNLEFDTKYYYQVGIGNTTRRFWFITPPKVGPDVPYTFGLIGDIGQTPDSNRTLTHYELNPAKGQTVLFVGDLSYADAYPFHDNRRWDTWGRFIERNAAYQPWIWTAGNHEIDFAPQYGESIPFKPYTNRFFVPYKASDSTSPLWYSIKRASAYIIVLSSYSAYGRKIYSSV
- the LOC133736897 gene encoding purple acid phosphatase 2-like isoform X1, with amino-acid sequence MRKKTEMDYSTGLVAATILVLILSVKLCESGITSSYLRNDDLVHDMPLDSDVFRSPPGYNSPQQVHITQGDHEGKGVIVSWVTPNEPGSSTVVYWADNSSNLKKTAHGIVLTYKYFNYTSGYIHHCTIDNLEFDTKYYYQVGIGNTTRRFWFITPPKVGPDVPYTFGLIGDIGQTPDSNRTLTHYELNPAKGQTVLFVGDLSYADAYPFHDNRRWDTWGRFIERNAAYQPWIWTAGNHEIDFAPQYGESIPFKPYTNRFFVPYKASDSTSPLWYSIKRASAYIIVLSSYSAYGKYTPQYKWLEKELPKVNRTETPWLIVLVHCPMYSSYVHHYMEGETMRVMYEQWFVDYKVDVVFAGHVHAYERSERISNIAYNITNGLCTPISDQSAPVYITIGDGGNLEGLVTEMTEPQPSYSAFREASFGHGILEIKNRSYAFFSWHRNQDGYAVEADSLWLRNRYWKATLEKSSSLTAL